A window of Leptolyngbya sp. CCY15150 genomic DNA:
GCCAGCATTTTTACAAATCCCAATCCCAAGGCCAGGGCCACAACTCCGCCGGGAATAGCGCTACGAAGGGATTGAACGGTCATGACCATCTGCCTGAGTAACTAATCCTCTCGATCCTAGGCGATCGGGCCAGGGGGCTGTCAACTGCCTAAGGAGCGATCGCCCGTCTCAAACGCCCTTAAACACCCACCGCTACGAGGGTTGCCTGCTGTAGATCCAGTGCCTGCTGCAGCACCTCCGCACCAGCTCCCATCTGGCAAGACTGTTCCGTGAGATGGCGACGCCAGAGGCGGCTACCGGGTTGCCCCGCAAAGAGGTGGATCATATGGCGGGTAATTTTGTTCAGCTTCTGACCGCGATCGCTCCACCGTTGCACATAGGGCAGCATGGCGGCCACGACTTGGGCACGGCTGGGAGGGGCGATCGCTGCTCCGTAGATATCGCGATCCACGGTGGCAAAGAGGTAGGGATGATCATAGGCGGCGCGGCCGATCATCACGGCGTCTACGGCCGTGAGGTGCTGGGCGACTTGCTCTAGGGTGGTGATGCCGCCGTTCACCTCGATCCATAGATGGGGAAACTCTTGCTTGAGGCGATAGACATCGCCATAGCGCAGGGGCGGCACGGTGCGGTTTTCCTTGGGGTTGAGACCCTGCAGCCAAGCCTTGCGGGCATGGACGGTGAAGTGTTGACAGCCGGCTTGGGCCACGGTGGCCACAAACTGCACTAGGTCTTCGTAGCGATCGCGATCATCAATGCCAATGCGATGCTTGACGGTCACCGGCAGGCGAGTAGCGGCTTTCATGGCAGCCACCCCTTCTGCGACCAGCTCCGGCTGGGCCATGAGACAGGCTCCAAAGTTGCCGGTCTGCACCCGATCGCTAGGGCAGCCCACATTTAGATTCACC
This region includes:
- the dusA gene encoding tRNA dihydrouridine(20/20a) synthase DusA; the protein is MAIAPVGNPLSIAPMMDRTDRHYRYFMRQITSRTLLYTEMVTTAAILHGDRDHLLGFSPEEKPLALQLGGDRPQDLARCAQIAEEMGYDEVNLNVGCPSDRVQTGNFGACLMAQPELVAEGVAAMKAATRLPVTVKHRIGIDDRDRYEDLVQFVATVAQAGCQHFTVHARKAWLQGLNPKENRTVPPLRYGDVYRLKQEFPHLWIEVNGGITTLEQVAQHLTAVDAVMIGRAAYDHPYLFATVDRDIYGAAIAPPSRAQVVAAMLPYVQRWSDRGQKLNKITRHMIHLFAGQPGSRLWRRHLTEQSCQMGAGAEVLQQALDLQQATLVAVGV